The Silene latifolia isolate original U9 population chromosome Y, ASM4854445v1, whole genome shotgun sequence sequence GTTCAAACTCCCTCAGGTAGACCTCAATGGATCTCTCATCTTGTCTAAGTTTGGACAGTTTAATAAAGAGATCCTGAGTATAATCCTTGGTGACAAATTTACCCATCATCTTTTTCTTAAGCTTAGACCAAGACCTAAGTGGTTCTTTCCCTTCCCTAATCCTTTGGTCTTTCGTTTTATCATACCATAGAGAAGCATAACCTTTTAGTTTTAAGATAGCAACTTTAAAGGCTTTGACATCAGTGTAACCTTTATACTCAAAGATTTTCTCAATATCCCTAATCCATTCTAATAAATCATCAGGATTTAGGCTACCAGAAAATTCATGGATTTCTACCTTTAGATGCTTGTCTGTGTGCTCAGAAACCTCCTCCTGAGTCACGTTGCTTTCTTCAGAGTCTGACTCATACTCCTGTAGTGGTTGTCCTCTCCCTACTCCCATAAAGAAGCCTCTTCCTCTTCCTTTGACAGGTGGTTGTCTTCTTGGATCATGGATTGAAAACATCTCCATCACTATGTGGACAACATTAAGTATTGTATCGACATTTCCTGCAAGAGTTTCTATCCTGGTTTCAATACCAGTAAGTCTCTTGAAACAAATGTGGTTGGCCGAATTATTGTGTTAAAACAGCCAGTTTTCTCAAGCTAAATGAAGAGCACAATGACAAGATTCCATGGATAAAATGACACCAAATGGTCCCCTTTTTGTACAAGAAAAAAGCCAAAGCAATTAAAGAAGCAAAAACAACAAAATAGGGCAGTATTTGTCACGCCAAAGCAGGCTGCTAAGCTTGTTTATTTTGGACCCATTTGTTGTGCTTTTGTGTGTAAAATATCTACTTGTACTTTTGTCCATTTATGCTTTCAATTGTAGCCTTTAGATTTACTTTTAGTTGTGTGGCTAGGATGTAATCTTGAGCATCTATTTAACGAGCTCTCAACTTTGTAAAACATTcatatttgaagtttatgagaaATGAATTTATGAGGTTTTTtaaaaccctttctttagttctttgctttgtgcttgaacaacctccattacttagtgtttggggATGAACTCtttccatttgcttagtgctttggaagagtattatcctaggcttaaacatgctttgtgatcttgtttaagtcatatcctTCTATCTTTCACACAAATAAACCCTCCAAAACAACCCCCAAACCGAAAGCAAACAACACATAAAAAAGCCTATTTTCAGTCCTAAAGCAACAGTCCGCCTGACTGTTACTTTTTTCATTCGGGTCTTGTAATATGTCGTTTGTTAGTTGGTTTTGTTTTGGATCGTAGCTCTTCCTCCCTTTTCTCGTTTACTCCTGCCAATGAGAGGGTGAGGACAAGCCAAGCGGTTTCCGGGACCGTCCTATCCTTAGCCCGATTTTAGGCTtctttttatgttatttttatgTCATATGTAATGGTCTCGAGTACTGTTGCTTTTGTTGCTATTTTGTTGAGCATTTGTGGCCTGTTTTGGGCTTATTAAGGACCACCTCTTCTTATTTTActccaaagtggtatcagagtttcGGCTCTTGCATTTTCTTAAACCAAGACGATCTTGGGAAATGGTGGTCCTTGGTGTTCTAGGGTGTTGGCTAACAAGGCGGTTCTAAGTTATTGTTGTGTGTTCTCGGATTAGAATTAGGTCCCAAGTACGTGCTGTGTGTTCTCCGGTTGGGATGGTTCTTGTTGTTTGCCCTCTTTAACATCTATACTACATTTTCTACTGAAATCGTATTTGTTTTTGAAATCACCTTTTGTAGTACCATGTTCTTAATCGTGAAAGTTTGAGGACAAACTTTTATCAACAAAGGGAGTTTAAAACAAATGTGGTTGACCGAATTATTGTGTTAAAACAGCCAGTTTTCTCAAGCTAAATGAAGAGCACAATGGCAAGATTCCGTGGAGAAAATGACACCAAATGGTCCCCTTTTTGTACAAGCAAAATGCCAaagcaattgaagaagcaaaaacAACAAAATGGGGCAGTATTTATCACGCCAAAACAGGCTACCAAGCTTGTTTATTTTCACTACAAGAAAACAAGACAAAGGCGACAGAGAAgctacagtcgccaatttggcgacagaaAAAAAAACTCGGGCGATGgaaaacagtcgccaatttggcgactgtagcTTTTTATCCAAAAATCTGTATGAAATCCAAGGGCGACCGAATTTTATCCAATTTGGCGACCGAAAACAGTCGCCGAATTTGGCGACCAAtacccgtcgccaatttggcgaccaaaAACGGTCGCTAATAGcctgttaatttttttttgccaGTTTCTTCACTCCGTCcctcattcattctatcatcaaccaaaaaaaaaatcgcCAAGAAACCCAACGACCCGACGCCACCACCAACTACAACGACCACCGGACGCCACCACTCGCCGCCGCCATccgcacaccacatcaccacatcactaccgaccctttgttattctttttaataaaggtttgttttcgactcaaattgatttaattacttcaatccttcatattttgtttaagttgtgatgcttatttagtatctagttgtaatttatacattagtgatgcttattaatgtatgtagttgtaatttaattagcatttttgttaattaatttgagttagggttagaaattggggtttttgttaaattagtaatgtgatttgattaggggatgtaattgaaggttatcttgataatattagtattattgaaggtagtaacttagttttagtaatattgaagtagtattgttgaaggtagtatagttttatgaaggtagtataatgttaggattgtataaatttgccttataattaacgaaattaagttagaatgagcatgatgtataaatttgttaaattagtaatgtcatttgattaggggattgtataaatttgccttataattttgacaacttgtttaatatataatgacctagtacccgttcaagaattactcattaggagcaattcttgaatagtccccattttggaactgtctttgtacgtttcaagtcacttaggtagtaaacacataattgtgattttattaatgagaaaagaatttggttgcaattttctccaatgttctctgaatacatatgtggaatatgtatcttttccacattgtgtatttggagaactaaggggaattgctatcgaatttttttctcattaataaatcacaaatgtgtgtttgctagtgacttgaaacgtacattgatgggtttaggttggagtgataaggacccaattgaaatcttgaaattagcataaaatggaggatgagataaccattgttttttttgttgaaattaaatattattatttaaaatggttagtttgctatatattgcttatagattaaaatgaagagatctgaacgtagctggatgtaggaagaaagagtagataagaagaaacgtcctatcgctagatttgtaaagggagttcgtggatttattgaatttgctagatgtcaagattcatatgatttggaacaacataaaattaggtgtccttgtactaaatgtaaaaacttaaaatatttatttgacattgaagtagaagagcatcttgttacaaatggtttttttccaaactactacaattggatctcccatggagaaaaatattatcccgaagagcctcaaatccaacaaaatgagaacccataaagagaaatggtacttgatgcctttcagtctaatgatttcattaatgacgaccgtgtaccaatgattgatgaagaacaaccaaACCCAAGAGCAAAAGCCTTTTTGGACATGCTAAGTACTTCCGAAAAACCTTATATGAGgggagtagaatgacattgttacaagttgcatccaggatagtttctttaaaatgtgagtataatatgccatttaaagccgttgatagtattgctacgttggttgaggatgttatacccgataataatgttatgacccgaaatttctataataccaagaaagtggtcaaaggtcttcagcttccacatgaaaagattgatgcatgtcctaaaggatgtatgcttttttggaaagatgatgctttgcttgacaaatgtaagaaatgtcaaagggatagatatgagacaagtgaaggaaatattgttttgaaggggaagaagggtaataaaaggagtggaaagagaaagaaaccaatatcagaaaacacattaatttattttccattagctcctagacttcaaagaatgtatgccacgaaaaatcttgccaaccaaatgagatggcacaaagaaaatcctcgtacacTAGGAAAcatgtgtcatccgagtgacggggaggagtggaagcgttttgataggttatatcccgattttaccgaggaacctcgcaatgtgagacttggcttgtgtacggatggggttgacccttttggtcagtttggtagaaactactcgtgttggcccgtaatgaccacgccgtacaacttacctccttggctttgtctgaaaagacaatttattttgctctctttaattattcccggtcctgataacccaaaaaaccatctggatgtttatttacaaccgttggtggaggaactgaagtatttgtgggaagttggtgtagaaacatttgatgtgtcgaagaagcaaaatttcaaactaagagcttcattgttatggactataaatgattttcccgcatatGGTATGCTATCAGGGTGGGCAACCGCTGGGCGAAAGGCATGTCCTTATTGCATGGATaggagtaaagcattttatcttcctaattccaaaaaaattagttggtttgattgtcatagatgtttcttaccggatggacatattcatagagagaacaagaaatctttcttaaaagTAAGGAGGTGCGTGACAATGCTCCGGTTCAACTCCAAGGGGATGAGATATGGGAGGTCAGACGTGATTTGCCATCAACTGTCGATGGGActgaagaagagtttaaagagttaaaaaagaaaaaaaatggttggtttaaaagaagtattttttgggagcttccctactggaaaacaatgttgatcagacacaatttggatgtgatgcacatagataagaacttctttgagttacttattcatacgattatggatgtaaaaggaaagacacgtgatgatattaattcaagaataaaattgaagaaattttgtgatcgtcctaaacttcatattcgtaaggatggggctaaaccaaaagccatatttactcttgacaaagctcaaagaaaggtattgtgcgattggataggaaacttgaagtttcccgatggatatgcatccgatttgagccgttgtgttgatttgaaggaactgaagttgaaagggttgaaaagtcatgattgtcatgttttcatggagcgcttattacccgtggcttttaaaaatttactccCGACTACGAGTTTGGAATGCGATTCTGAGAAATAAGTCAAATTTTtagagatttatgttcctccacgatatcgattgaggacatgagtcgtttagaagaccaaataccagaaattttgtgtaaacttgagatgatatttccgccttctttttcaattcgatggagcatctacctatccatttgccatatgaagctaaagttggtggacccgtccaatataggtggatgtatcctttcgaaaggtttcttaatcatgtgaagaaaaaaattggtaataaagctcgtgtggaaggttctatatgcaatgcctacctaacggaagagattgccaatttttgctctctttattttgaaaaacatattgagaccaaagcaaaatacttgaatattgaTGAAGCGGATGAACTAGACACAAGTATACCCAAGTGTTTCCAAATGCAGGATGAAATAGGGTGTTCATCAATTTGGGGAACAAGATTTCTGGATGACAAGGAGTATAACCgtgcccacctttatgtgctatctaattgtgaggttttggagccatatgaagctcaatttgtgacagatttcattaaagaacacccaaatgtgaacagagaggatgtttggcataagcatgaggatcaatttccagcctggtttcggaagcatgtatgtaagctaaatattcaagatgatgtgataagaagcttggctttgggtccttctcgaaaggttgtgacgtggaatcgatattcagttaatgggtttaagtttcaaacatttaactatggcaaaagtaaggctaaatgcaactacggcgttactatttcttctcttgatggcaatgaatattatggcatattagaggatatctTTGAGTTGTGCTACAATGGCCGGGATCGGAGTTATAAAACCGCCTTATTCAAGATTCAATGGAGGGATAATTCCGTAGCTGGAACGAGAGTCCATAATCGTTACAAACTCGTGGAAGTGAATCATACTCGAACCTACTCTCaatatgacccatttatacttgcacaacaagctcatcaagtttattttgcatctcttccgagcacaagtaatgatagacaacaaaagcaatggtgggccgtttttaaaacaaaggcacgatcagaagttgatacatcttttttccaagaagaggttGTATCAGAAACAGTTTTGTCCCCAGTTGATCATGATGAAATTATTTATGCAAATGAGATAGAAGCGGAGGAGgagttagaagaggaagaagaagagaatgataaggagagggatgggatagaagagggggaagaagaagaagaggaggaggaagaagaagaagaagaagaagaagaagaagaagaagaagaagaagaagaagaagaagaagaagaagaagaagaagaagaagaagaagaagaagaagaagaagaagaagaagaagaagatgaggatgatgatgatgatgatgagtaagagaaggtattgaaagtatacatatcaaaatttggaaacaattattagtgttttattttttcttttatacctgtttattaggttttatttttttgtatcttatCATAATTATCCTGTAATATTTGCTAACACTTTTTATTCAATTGTAGTATACATGGCTCGTGGAGGAGGTAGGCAGCGCGGAGGCTATAGTGAGGGAGGTAGTAGCTCCCGAGAGCAGGAGGAGGACGTTGACCGTTCTACTACGGAggtgagtgaggaggaggaggaggttgctaTACCCCGATCAACTGACGGCAGGATGATCCTTGATCCGAATGGTCTttggtaattttttattcattctagtttgtaatttttttatttagtaataaatgactttttttagacatatgttaattatacattatttttgttttcctatataattatgtttttaacatgtctgatttcaggtttagaagtcaaacagttgttcgtggtgtgactaatagcacccaagagaacatgacacacggcgtaacttgttggagtaacgctagtgatgaagataaggagatgtggttcaacaacttccgggtatctatttataaaatatatattattaaatataatttatttattctaattaccttattattaatttgtttctcatccatgtgtttactttttgtagcgtgtgttctattggccagccgaccttgagcgcctagtttggcaaacgtataatgacattggcaagaacaggctaagggacaacatgtataaggtgtctaagaggaagaaggcgccatctttcatgaaaggtatttagtttcttttaatacccgtaattagttaaaattcattacatattttgaaactatattaattaataattgatattttattgattataggttcgtcatatgaggaatataccaagtaccggaacagtcctgagttcaaggaagcatcggcccggaacaagatcaacaggaaaggaggagataaggacgcggaagttgagcctactcattatggagggtctcaatcttttcatgatcgtgtggtgttagatgtaagttatttgttttagcttttaatttaatagtcttctaatttaattagtctcattaattatcatgtttgagtaacaatttccttgtttttttatttccggaagaccaagaagaataagggcaaggtacccacgattgttgctctctttgttgacactcacgcaaagaagacaggcaagggcaagttgatcctcgcgaaggaaaaagatcaatagttatatgtaagtgtcaaaaaataaaaaattcgtagctttttaaagtatatgttttatcaatttttagataagtaacctctaaccattaatgttttatcaattttttaggaacaattctttgtccgtaggaagaacaacccggaaattgatgacaatgagctatggtttgatcttgttgaggggttccaaagaggagatgtgtatggagccgggtcggcaaaggagattttctaccctcctacaagaagaagagggtcaatttcctcccaacaacaaccttatacccCAAGTGTCGTAAGTGTGCTCCAAGCTCAATTAGCCGCCAGGGAGATACAGGATGCCGAGAGGGAgaggcgggatgccgagagagatgaagaaattcggaggatgaaggaggaaatggaccggatgaactccttcttcgccaattgaaacactgggtggcgcccgcaaccaaaggatcctagagatcctaattatggaggtggtagtggagcaggagcaagtttccctgttatgtagttttttagagaacatgttattcccggataatgttagatgaccaaaactcgtagttgtgtgtatggaacatgattttctttatcaagtttggttgtgttggcttcccatgtgttctctgctggaagtgttggtttatttgcaggtttttacgtatttggctaggtcaaaaacgatttttaggctaaaaaaaatgtaaatttggCGACGGATACTGGGCAATTGGCGACGGGAAACCGTCGCTAAGCTTATGATCATGAATTAATTTTAGGGTCATTGGCGACGGGAAATAGTGCAATTGGCGACGGGAaacagtcgccaaaatggcgaccaaaaacagtcg is a genomic window containing:
- the LOC141629694 gene encoding uncharacterized protein LOC141629694, yielding MARGGGRQRGGYSEGGSSSREQEEDVDRSTTEVSEEEEEVAIPRSTDGRMILDPNGLWFRSQTVVRGVTNSTQENMTHGVTCWSNASDEDKEMWFNNFRRVFYWPADLERLVWQTYNDIGKNRLRDNMYKVSKRKKAPSFMKGSSYEEYTKYRNSPEFKEASARNKINRKGGDKDAEVEPTHYGGSQSFHDRVVLDTKKNKGKVPTIVALFVDTHAKKTGKGKLILAKEKDQ